The following coding sequences lie in one Monomorium pharaonis isolate MP-MQ-018 chromosome 1, ASM1337386v2, whole genome shotgun sequence genomic window:
- the LOC118646753 gene encoding uncharacterized protein LOC118646753, translating to MASCVNEIVKIKLQSRLNGFATVLECVLTDRITERLPTSPIEREKIHIPRNLKLADLEFYRCSDVDILVGVELFWQLICIGTIKSNQEHPTLQKTHLGWIVAGRMSENVRDVRGCEVRALHTSISDANLQDQLTKFWQVEEDFQPRDAYSPIERFCEQHFRNNTVRNKDGRVMVTLPIREEKIKAIGETREIAMRRFYGLEKRLNRNSVIQAATLLFSRLQLRRARHFLYYKLGARRGIRAA from the coding sequence ATGGCAAGCTGTGTCAATGAAatcgtcaaaataaaattgcaatcgCGATTAAACGGCTTTGCCACGGTATTAGAGTGTGTTCTGACGGATCGTATCACCGAGAGACTTCCGACCTCGCCAATCGAACGCGAAAAAATACACATACCACGAAATCTAAAGTTAGCCGATCTGGAATTTTATCGATGCTCGGACGTCGACATATTAGTAGGCGTCGAACTATTTTGGCAGTTAATATGCATCGGCACAATAAAATCAAATCAAGAACATCCGACATTACAAAAAACTCATCTCGGTTGGATCGTCGCCGGTCGTATGTCCGAAAATGTTCGCGATGTGCGCGGTTGCGAGGTGCGCGCCTTACACACGTCGATAAGTGACGCGAATTTACAAGATCAATTAACGAAATTTTGGCAGGTGGAGGAGGATTTCCAGCCTCGCGACGCGTACTCTCCGATCGAGCGATTCTGTGAGCAACATTTTCGTAATAATACTGTTAGGAACAAGGATGGCCGCGTTATGGTAACACTTCCGATTAGGGAGGAGAAAATAAAGGCCATCGGCGAAACTCGAGAAATAGCGATGCGACGTTTTTATGGCTTAGAGAAGCGATTGAATCGTAATTCCGTTATACAAGCTGCAACGTTACTTTTTTCGCGTCTACAACTTCGTCGTGCTCGTCACTTCCTTTACTataagttgggcgccaggcgcggaaTCCGCGCcgcataa